The Sulfurospirillum halorespirans DSM 13726 genome has a window encoding:
- the nuoD gene encoding NADH dehydrogenase (quinone) subunit D, which produces MSKSFKEQFKTAYTVDAYGAFVLDKALIFKALQTLLEEDKYTFLVDITAIDYLHVNNQPERFAVVYLLRDQNFQNLITIKTYIDSSLATLSVTPLFKSANWAEREIWDQYGIHFKNHPNLKRILNHKEFVGHPLRKDYPITQGQLCHQSDTLMDEMTPRLKAKGYTSHEDLMFLNLGPAHPASHGTIRTFVALDGENITSAVSEIGYLHRGFEKSCENHTYNQIIPYTDRLNYCSAILNNIAYAHAVEGILGVDLPERAKFIRVIIGELSRIIDHLVCLAAILVDMGALTNYWYLYNPREKVYDLLSKLTGARLTNSYMRIGGMSYDLYDGFEHDLKVCLKEIKEGVSDTLKLIEHNRIFHDRTQNVGIISKEDAINRGLSGPNLRACGVPYDLRVTAPYYHYETFDFDIALGSVGDVYDRMMVRFEEIKQSTRIINQAMQRLPQGPICVQDHAISLPPKKEVYGNIEGLMNQFKLVYEGVKVPTSEYYRAIEGANGELGFFIVSDGSGTPYKVKVRPPCFYAMAAYPRIIEGSMIADAVLTLGSLNIIAGELDR; this is translated from the coding sequence ATGTCTAAATCCTTTAAAGAACAGTTCAAAACCGCTTACACCGTGGATGCGTATGGCGCGTTTGTTTTAGATAAAGCGCTTATTTTCAAAGCTTTGCAAACACTATTGGAAGAGGATAAATACACCTTTTTGGTCGATATTACTGCCATTGATTATTTACATGTAAACAATCAACCCGAGCGTTTTGCCGTTGTCTATCTTTTGCGCGATCAGAATTTTCAAAACCTCATCACGATCAAAACCTACATCGACAGCTCCCTTGCAACTCTTAGTGTGACACCGCTGTTTAAAAGTGCGAATTGGGCGGAGCGAGAGATTTGGGATCAGTATGGCATTCACTTTAAAAATCACCCCAACCTCAAACGTATTTTAAATCACAAAGAGTTTGTGGGTCACCCTTTACGCAAAGACTATCCGATCACACAAGGGCAACTTTGCCATCAAAGCGATACCTTGATGGACGAGATGACGCCACGCCTTAAAGCCAAAGGCTACACCTCGCATGAAGATCTGATGTTTCTCAACCTTGGCCCTGCACACCCCGCAAGTCACGGTACGATTCGCACGTTTGTGGCACTTGATGGTGAAAACATCACCTCTGCGGTCAGTGAGATCGGCTACTTGCACCGCGGTTTTGAAAAGTCGTGCGAAAACCATACGTACAATCAAATCATTCCTTATACTGATCGCCTGAATTACTGCTCGGCCATTTTAAACAACATCGCTTACGCCCATGCCGTTGAGGGAATTTTAGGTGTTGATCTGCCTGAGCGTGCTAAGTTTATTCGTGTTATCATCGGTGAGCTTTCACGCATCATCGACCATCTCGTCTGTTTAGCGGCGATTTTGGTGGATATGGGAGCCCTAACCAATTACTGGTACCTCTACAACCCTCGCGAAAAAGTGTACGACCTTCTCTCCAAACTCACGGGTGCGCGTCTAACCAACTCGTACATGCGTATTGGTGGCATGAGTTACGATTTGTACGATGGCTTTGAGCATGATCTTAAAGTGTGCCTTAAAGAGATCAAAGAAGGGGTCAGCGATACACTCAAACTGATTGAACACAACCGCATTTTTCACGACCGTACGCAAAATGTGGGCATTATTTCCAAAGAGGATGCGATCAACCGAGGACTGAGCGGGCCCAATTTACGCGCGTGTGGTGTGCCTTACGACCTTCGTGTCACAGCACCTTATTACCACTACGAGACGTTTGACTTTGACATTGCTTTAGGCAGTGTTGGCGATGTATACGATCGTATGATGGTGCGTTTTGAAGAGATCAAACAGAGCACGCGCATCATTAATCAAGCGATGCAACGCTTACCGCAGGGGCCTATTTGCGTGCAAGATCACGCGATCTCCCTACCGCCTAAAAAAGAGGTGTATGGCAACATCGAAGGCTTAATGAATCAATTTAAACTCGTCTACGAGGGGGTGAAAGTGCCCACTTCTGAGTATTACCGAGCTATTGAAGGTGCGAACGGAGAGCTGGGCTTTTTCATCGTCAGCGATGGCAGTGGAACACCGTACAAAGTCAAAGTCAGACCGCCCTGTTTTTACGCGATGGCGGCGTACCCACGCATCATTGAAGGCAGCATGATCGCGGACGCAGTTTTGACCTTGGGCAGTCTCAATATCATCGCAGGGGAGTTGGATCGATGA
- a CDS encoding NADH-quinone oxidoreductase subunit B, with the protein MAVGAEAIFGQSLITTKLDSAISWARESSMWPYVFGTACCAIEFMSVASSKYDISRFGAEVVRFSPRQADLLIIAGTVSYKQAPILKKIYDQMSEPKWVISAGACACSGGFYDNYTTLQGIDSIIPVDVYVAGCPPRPEAFLDALLEVQKIQATQSLLDDRAKRVFKGVLDV; encoded by the coding sequence ATGGCAGTAGGCGCAGAAGCAATTTTTGGGCAAAGCCTCATTACCACCAAACTGGACAGTGCCATTTCATGGGCAAGAGAATCCTCCATGTGGCCGTATGTTTTTGGAACCGCCTGTTGTGCCATCGAATTTATGAGCGTAGCAAGTAGCAAATACGACATCTCCCGTTTTGGTGCCGAAGTTGTGCGTTTTTCACCTCGCCAAGCCGATCTGCTCATCATTGCAGGAACGGTCAGTTACAAACAAGCGCCGATTTTAAAGAAAATTTACGATCAAATGAGCGAGCCCAAATGGGTCATCAGCGCAGGAGCGTGTGCCTGTAGCGGTGGTTTTTACGACAACTACACAACCCTTCAAGGCATTGATAGCATCATTCCCGTCGATGTGTATGTCGCAGGCTGTCCACCGCGTCCTGAAGCCTTTTTGGACGCCCTTTTAGAGGTTCAAAAGATTCAAGCAACACAGAGCCTTTTAGATGATCGCGCTAAACGTGTTTTTAAAGGAGTGCTCGATGTCTAA
- a CDS encoding NADH-quinone oxidoreductase subunit A, which produces MSLELMLASSIVALLVILLPTLFLLSRKLGPSNSGNKAKNSVYESGISSPIGNSESRFSAKFYLVAILFVLFDVEIVFMFPWAVNVRELSLFGLFEMFTFIGLLLLGLIYIYKIKALSWQ; this is translated from the coding sequence ATGTCACTCGAACTTATGTTAGCTTCTTCAATCGTCGCTCTACTGGTCATCCTTCTTCCCACACTTTTTTTACTCAGTCGAAAATTAGGCCCTTCTAACAGTGGCAATAAAGCCAAAAACAGTGTGTATGAAAGTGGAATTAGTTCTCCCATCGGAAACAGTGAAAGTCGCTTTAGCGCCAAGTTTTATCTGGTGGCGATTTTATTTGTTCTCTTTGATGTGGAGATCGTCTTTATGTTTCCTTGGGCAGTCAACGTGCGTGAACTCTCCCTTTTTGGGCTTTTTGAGATGTTTACCTTCATCGGACTGCTTCTGCTGGGTCTCATTTACATCTACAAAATTAAGGCACTCTCATGGCAGTAG
- a CDS encoding L,D-transpeptidase family protein codes for MRYLFFLSLCALALYAATAEDIYKIYKTKGINAVEDFLKKEFESKEVKAPIKEVKKEKEEILEPAVKLGQNRFVKPKTPSEKESVSRDYWLKHLKGLDVSYGYYEDVESLVVCEKEKKRCEVYHVETDGLKLVRGHDDVIMGKSGDKLKRGDLKTPVGVYEITRRFKPTDQFYGPLAFVLSYPNLFDTLRNKSGDGIWIHGMPIDGKDRDDRTKGCVAFENNQLLTLDTEINAQSAVVIIGESKVPKMTREQIATILSEVYKWQRAWKVNDINAYLNFYSNDFKKSDGSGKVQFSNMKKQIFSRKETKTILFEHVTIAPYPTLDDRRLFKVSFFQTYKSPSFASKGEKELYIELIGDKMQVLAEK; via the coding sequence ATGCGCTATCTGTTCTTTTTGTCTCTGTGTGCTCTTGCCTTGTATGCGGCAACGGCTGAGGATATTTATAAAATCTACAAAACGAAAGGTATCAACGCTGTTGAGGATTTCCTCAAAAAAGAGTTTGAATCCAAAGAGGTGAAAGCTCCGATTAAAGAGGTTAAAAAAGAGAAAGAAGAAATTCTCGAACCTGCGGTGAAACTGGGTCAAAATAGGTTTGTTAAACCAAAAACACCGAGCGAAAAAGAGAGTGTATCCCGTGATTACTGGCTCAAACACCTTAAAGGGCTTGATGTCAGTTATGGCTATTATGAAGATGTCGAGTCGCTTGTTGTCTGTGAAAAAGAGAAAAAACGGTGTGAAGTCTATCACGTCGAAACCGATGGTTTGAAACTGGTGCGTGGGCATGATGATGTGATTATGGGTAAAAGTGGCGATAAGCTCAAACGAGGCGATCTGAAAACGCCTGTAGGGGTTTATGAGATCACAAGACGCTTTAAGCCGACAGATCAATTCTATGGACCACTGGCGTTTGTGCTCTCCTACCCCAATCTTTTTGATACATTACGCAATAAAAGCGGCGATGGTATTTGGATTCACGGTATGCCCATTGATGGGAAAGATCGTGATGATCGTACCAAAGGGTGTGTTGCCTTTGAAAACAACCAACTTTTAACGCTCGATACTGAAATCAACGCGCAAAGTGCTGTTGTGATTATTGGAGAATCCAAAGTTCCTAAGATGACGCGCGAACAAATTGCAACGATTTTAAGTGAAGTGTACAAATGGCAACGTGCTTGGAAAGTCAATGACATCAATGCCTATTTGAACTTTTACTCCAACGATTTCAAAAAATCGGACGGATCGGGCAAAGTGCAATTTTCCAATATGAAAAAGCAGATTTTTTCACGTAAAGAGACAAAAACCATTCTTTTTGAGCATGTCACCATTGCTCCTTACCCAACCTTGGATGATCGCAGACTCTTTAAAGTCTCGTTTTTCCAAACCTATAAAAGTCCTTCGTTTGCTTCCAAAGGCGAGAAAGAGCTTTACATAGAGCTTATCGGTGATAAAATGCAGGTTTTGGCTGAGAAATAA
- a CDS encoding alanine racemase, which produces MAFITLNKAHFFHNLDLLCAKAGGKTKLMAVLKDNAYGHDLRVMAELASEYGLLRAAVKNIEEAERIADLFEEVLVLVDHPTCKTLSPSISLATHSYEALQALPEGASIHLSLDSGMHRNGIKEDGIEEAMALIHAKKLRLKGVFTHFRSADELNSELFWQRANFERAKLKIKAIAQAYGMPFIAFHSCNSAALLRVSSIGSDDYARSGIAMYGYTTLPSSIASFDLKPVLALWAEKLSSRILKKGERVGYGGVYEAQEDELISTYDIGYGDGFFRFDGFTPVTMADGSLTKGRMSMDSFCLGGDAKKVCMFEDANPLAKQFNTISYEIITKLYPALKRVII; this is translated from the coding sequence ATGGCATTTATTACACTGAATAAAGCACACTTTTTTCATAATCTTGATCTTTTGTGTGCCAAAGCTGGGGGCAAAACAAAGCTCATGGCGGTTTTAAAAGATAACGCGTATGGGCATGACCTCAGAGTCATGGCAGAGCTTGCTTCGGAGTATGGTCTCTTGCGCGCTGCGGTTAAAAATATCGAAGAAGCAGAACGTATCGCCGATCTGTTTGAAGAGGTTTTGGTGTTAGTCGACCATCCTACATGTAAAACACTCTCTCCTTCTATCTCGCTTGCAACACACTCCTATGAAGCGCTTCAAGCACTTCCTGAGGGTGCTTCGATTCATCTCAGTCTTGATTCGGGGATGCACCGCAATGGCATTAAAGAAGACGGTATTGAAGAGGCGATGGCACTGATACATGCTAAAAAATTGCGCTTAAAAGGGGTCTTTACCCATTTTAGAAGTGCGGATGAGCTAAACAGTGAACTCTTCTGGCAACGTGCCAATTTTGAGCGCGCGAAACTCAAAATCAAAGCGATTGCGCAAGCGTATGGAATGCCTTTTATTGCCTTTCACTCGTGCAACTCCGCAGCGCTCTTGCGTGTAAGCTCCATCGGGAGTGATGATTATGCCCGTTCAGGCATCGCGATGTATGGCTACACCACGCTTCCTTCCTCCATCGCTTCGTTTGATCTCAAACCTGTTCTTGCCCTTTGGGCAGAAAAGCTGAGTTCTCGCATCTTGAAAAAAGGCGAACGCGTCGGATACGGTGGGGTTTATGAAGCCCAAGAGGACGAACTCATCTCAACCTATGACATTGGCTATGGGGATGGATTTTTTCGTTTTGATGGCTTTACGCCTGTGACAATGGCAGATGGCAGTCTCACCAAAGGACGCATGTCTATGGACAGTTTTTGCCTTGGAGGCGACGCCAAAAAGGTCTGCATGTTTGAGGATGCAAATCCTTTGGCGAAGCAGTTTAATACAATCAGTTATGAGATCATCACAAAGCTCTATCCTGCGTTAAAGCGAGTTATTATTTAA
- a CDS encoding GGDEF domain-containing protein, with translation MSKQHYFILASLITLLYWFLDAYTSVSLYGSSLIDEILLQTPHTLIFIKLLTAGLLFTLTLTPLIFKQRMDKNAPIPPNEFAELQRISDILFSSLSTRINVIKALEMLEESLHLESSLLFIYNKESLSLYNENEFIKATFRSKEILPFRTNPSRSAVETFAINCFLEKRMTSKESVKVENRPVTLFSFALKEPRSETALGNLVLASSNAKFLEEQTDMIEKCTQMLTFALSIAAKKELLQNLNSQYSSDTTSHFDKVLNIINFSKVQEHIDQEYKRHKRYHTQLTLVLIDITMLKNLTKVFPAEVVTTLKKDFIQLVIKHTREVDIFGKWSSDQFALLLPDVDFRAGQRVAKKLQAILDETKFARVGKISCSYGITSISPKDTIGSFKARAESALVAASAKEGNAIEVKLQTTELNH, from the coding sequence ATGAGCAAACAACACTATTTTATCCTTGCTTCTCTTATCACATTACTCTATTGGTTTCTTGATGCGTATACCAGTGTATCGCTTTATGGCTCTTCGTTGATCGATGAGATTTTACTCCAAACGCCTCACACGCTTATTTTTATTAAACTCTTAACCGCAGGACTTCTCTTTACGCTCACCTTAACACCGCTTATTTTCAAACAGCGTATGGATAAAAATGCGCCCATACCTCCCAATGAATTTGCAGAGTTGCAACGTATTTCAGACATTCTCTTCTCCTCACTCTCGACTCGGATTAATGTGATCAAAGCGCTTGAAATGCTTGAAGAGAGCCTGCATCTTGAATCAAGTCTGCTATTTATCTACAACAAAGAGAGTCTAAGCCTTTACAATGAAAATGAGTTTATCAAAGCCACATTTCGTTCTAAAGAGATTTTACCGTTTCGTACAAACCCTTCGAGAAGTGCTGTTGAGACGTTTGCCATTAACTGTTTTTTGGAAAAGCGCATGACATCCAAAGAGAGCGTTAAGGTAGAGAACAGACCGGTCACGCTTTTTAGCTTTGCGTTAAAAGAACCTCGCAGTGAAACCGCTTTGGGCAATCTTGTTCTTGCAAGCAGTAATGCAAAATTTCTTGAAGAACAGACAGATATGATCGAAAAATGCACGCAGATGCTGACATTTGCACTCTCCATAGCCGCGAAAAAAGAGCTCTTGCAAAACCTCAATTCGCAATACTCCAGCGATACAACGAGCCATTTTGACAAGGTGCTCAATATCATTAACTTCTCTAAAGTGCAAGAACACATCGATCAAGAGTACAAACGTCATAAACGCTACCACACCCAATTAACGCTGGTTCTGATCGACATTACGATGCTCAAAAACCTCACCAAAGTCTTTCCAGCAGAAGTGGTGACAACCCTTAAAAAAGATTTTATACAGTTAGTGATTAAACATACACGTGAAGTAGATATTTTTGGGAAGTGGAGCAGTGACCAATTCGCCCTGCTTTTGCCTGATGTTGATTTTCGGGCAGGTCAACGCGTGGCTAAAAAACTTCAAGCAATTTTAGATGAAACCAAATTTGCCAGAGTAGGCAAAATCAGTTGCAGTTATGGCATCACTTCAATTTCGCCCAAAGACACCATCGGTAGCTTTAAAGCCAGGGCCGAGAGTGCCCTTGTTGCAGCCTCAGCCAAAGAGGGCAATGCCATCGAGGTAAAACTTCAAACCACAGAGTTAAATCATTAA
- a CDS encoding PP0621 family protein: MLIKIALFAGVIFLIYIFFFKNSRKDDIQKSASKKVLEGETMVECHACSTFISHKEAIIKDGLFYCSKECARLP, translated from the coding sequence ATGTTAATTAAAATTGCGTTGTTTGCCGGTGTCATCTTTCTGATTTATATCTTTTTTTTCAAAAATAGCCGTAAAGACGATATTCAAAAAAGTGCCTCTAAAAAAGTTCTAGAGGGTGAAACGATGGTCGAGTGCCATGCGTGTTCAACCTTTATCAGCCACAAAGAGGCCATCATCAAAGATGGACTTTTTTACTGCTCGAAAGAGTGTGCAAGGTTGCCCTAA
- the rsmG gene encoding 16S rRNA (guanine(527)-N(7))-methyltransferase RsmG encodes MAAYMLPDTFWQDVDLFSTLLLQYNQTHNISGAKSKEVVLKNVDDSIYPLQYLHVNELKRAIDIGTGAGFPGLLLALALPHVHFTLFEPIAKKSAFLHLAKTTLELKNVDVSTNRVEKVTPFQVDLISSRAVTNTKMLVKLCQNFIDPSTTLLFYKGELVDEEIQGLKNCQVYQRDKRYYLVMKDVNVN; translated from the coding sequence ATGGCTGCATACATGCTTCCCGATACTTTTTGGCAAGATGTGGATCTGTTTTCGACCCTTCTGCTTCAGTACAACCAAACCCACAATATCTCTGGGGCGAAGAGCAAAGAGGTGGTGCTGAAAAATGTGGACGATAGCATTTACCCTTTGCAGTATTTACATGTAAATGAATTAAAACGTGCGATTGACATAGGAACAGGGGCTGGATTCCCAGGTCTTTTACTCGCCCTTGCTCTGCCACACGTTCATTTTACGCTGTTTGAGCCGATTGCGAAGAAAAGTGCGTTCTTGCATTTAGCCAAAACTACACTGGAACTCAAAAATGTCGATGTATCGACCAACAGAGTTGAAAAAGTCACACCTTTTCAGGTCGATCTGATTAGCTCACGCGCGGTTACGAACACCAAAATGTTGGTAAAATTGTGTCAAAACTTTATTGATCCTTCCACTACGCTTCTGTTTTATAAAGGCGAATTGGTCGATGAAGAGATCCAAGGGCTGAAAAATTGTCAGGTTTACCAGCGTGATAAACGCTATTATCTTGTTATGAAGGATGTTAATGTTAATTAA
- a CDS encoding superoxide dismutase, with the protein MAITLPALPYEANALEPHISANTLGFHHGKHHQTYVTNLNNLIQGTELAEESLEKIILAVANKPEKVGIFNNAAQVWNHTFYWNCMKKGGGGAPSGAIATKITEDFGSFEAFVEAFKSAGLTQFGSGWAWLVLEGGKLKITKTANADTPLAHDQKAILTVDVWEHAYYLDYQNKRADYLDVFLKSLVNWDFANANLKA; encoded by the coding sequence ATGGCTATTACTTTACCGGCACTTCCTTACGAAGCTAACGCACTAGAACCTCACATCTCAGCCAATACCCTTGGATTTCATCATGGAAAGCATCATCAAACTTATGTTACCAATCTGAACAATCTTATCCAAGGCACTGAACTTGCCGAGGAGAGTCTTGAAAAGATCATTTTAGCGGTTGCCAATAAACCTGAAAAAGTGGGTATTTTTAACAATGCCGCTCAAGTTTGGAACCATACGTTTTACTGGAACTGTATGAAAAAAGGCGGCGGTGGCGCTCCAAGTGGCGCGATTGCGACTAAAATCACCGAAGATTTTGGAAGTTTTGAAGCCTTTGTCGAAGCGTTTAAAAGCGCTGGACTCACACAATTTGGTAGCGGTTGGGCCTGGCTTGTGCTTGAGGGTGGAAAACTGAAAATCACCAAAACAGCCAATGCTGACACACCTCTTGCACACGATCAAAAAGCGATTTTAACCGTTGATGTTTGGGAGCATGCGTATTATCTGGATTATCAAAACAAACGTGCTGATTATTTGGATGTTTTCTTGAAAAGTCTTGTCAATTGGGATTTTGCTAACGCGAATTTAAAAGCATAA
- the mscL gene encoding large conductance mechanosensitive channel protein MscL, whose product MFKEFRDFLLKGNVVDMAVGFIFGAAFATIVKSLVSNVIMPPIGLLLGNVDFSSLFIALDGKMYASLADLEKAGAPAIKLGVFFNDFTSFVILGFVMFMMIKGYSKIAPKKAPETITKTCPECAMNIPVAAKKCPYCGSEQV is encoded by the coding sequence ATGTTCAAAGAATTTCGTGATTTTTTACTCAAAGGTAATGTGGTCGATATGGCGGTTGGATTTATCTTTGGTGCAGCATTTGCGACCATTGTCAAATCGCTTGTCTCCAATGTGATTATGCCTCCCATTGGGTTGCTACTGGGTAATGTGGATTTTTCATCGCTTTTCATTGCGCTGGATGGCAAGATGTATGCTTCTTTGGCGGATTTGGAAAAAGCGGGAGCTCCTGCCATTAAGTTGGGTGTCTTTTTCAATGACTTCACCTCGTTTGTCATCTTAGGCTTTGTCATGTTTATGATGATCAAAGGGTATTCAAAAATCGCTCCGAAAAAAGCGCCTGAGACGATAACAAAAACCTGCCCAGAGTGCGCTATGAACATCCCTGTTGCGGCTAAAAAATGCCCTTATTGTGGAAGTGAACAAGTGTAA
- a CDS encoding GNAT family N-acetyltransferase, producing MIREASVEDTDVIVHLLEQLGYADTSTFMHVRIQELLKNPDALLFCYESEGKVVALLSLHVIPQIALLGSFLRISYFVVEEETRSLKIGAELEALASRIAKEKGCDRIEVHCHERRKDAHRFYERHGFVESPKYFVKHLF from the coding sequence ATGATACGCGAAGCCAGCGTTGAGGATACTGATGTCATCGTTCACCTTCTTGAACAACTTGGATACGCAGACACCAGCACTTTTATGCACGTGCGTATCCAAGAGCTTCTCAAAAACCCTGATGCACTGCTATTTTGCTACGAATCTGAGGGCAAAGTCGTTGCACTGCTTTCTTTACATGTAATCCCTCAAATCGCTCTTTTAGGTTCATTTTTACGTATCAGTTATTTTGTCGTAGAAGAAGAGACACGCTCACTTAAGATTGGAGCGGAACTAGAAGCATTGGCAAGTCGCATTGCCAAAGAGAAAGGGTGTGATCGCATCGAAGTGCATTGCCATGAAAGACGCAAAGATGCGCACCGTTTTTACGAGCGCCACGGCTTTGTTGAATCTCCCAAATATTTCGTCAAACATCTATTTTAA
- the ribA gene encoding GTP cyclohydrolase II encodes MKIEISEIANLPSRFGTFKIQSFKEGIKEHLVIFKEPLGDVPLVRVHSECLTGDSIGSLKCDCRDQLEFALRTIEKNGGMVIYLRQEGRNIGLLNKVNAYALQDKGFNTIEANHQLGFLDDERTYEMVEFILDYFKITKIKLLTNNPKKIESLKHIEIVERIPVIIPSNKFNAGYLKTKKEQMGHLL; translated from the coding sequence ATGAAAATAGAAATTTCTGAGATTGCGAACCTCCCATCACGTTTTGGGACGTTCAAAATCCAATCGTTTAAAGAGGGTATTAAAGAGCATTTGGTCATTTTCAAAGAGCCATTAGGAGACGTTCCGTTGGTGCGCGTTCACAGTGAATGTTTAACCGGAGATAGCATCGGAAGTCTCAAATGTGACTGCCGCGATCAGCTTGAATTTGCGCTAAGAACGATCGAAAAAAATGGCGGAATGGTCATTTATTTACGTCAGGAAGGCAGAAACATTGGGCTTCTAAACAAAGTCAATGCGTACGCGCTGCAAGACAAAGGGTTTAACACCATCGAAGCGAACCATCAACTCGGTTTCTTGGATGATGAGCGCACCTATGAGATGGTCGAATTTATTTTGGACTATTTTAAGATCACCAAAATTAAGCTTTTAACCAACAATCCTAAAAAAATTGAGAGTTTGAAACATATTGAAATTGTCGAGCGAATTCCTGTGATTATCCCTTCCAATAAATTTAATGCAGGCTATTTAAAAACAAAAAAAGAGCAAATGGGACATCTTCTTTAG
- the hemB gene encoding porphobilinogen synthase: MFKRFRRLRMNATLRSLVRETTLSMDDFIYPLFAKSGEGFKKEISSMPGVFQMSIDEIVKECGSLQDLGINSIILFGIPEVKDSVGSDALCEHGIIASTIKAVKKAYPNMFVVTDLCFCEFTDHGHCGILDIEHESVDNDATLEILAKQALVHAHAGADMIAPSGMMDGMIEALREALDSEGFINLPIMSYSTKFASAYYGPFRDVAESAPSFGDRKTYQMDPANRREAIAESVEDEMQGADILMVKPALAYLDIIRDVRNATSTPLCIYNVSGEYAMLKAAGRAGVIDYERVMMETMIAFKRAGADMIISYHAKEVAEVLRRK, translated from the coding sequence ATGTTTAAAAGATTTAGAAGACTGAGGATGAACGCAACGCTTCGCTCTCTTGTTCGCGAAACAACACTGAGTATGGACGATTTTATTTATCCGTTATTTGCTAAAAGCGGCGAAGGGTTTAAAAAAGAGATTAGCTCGATGCCAGGCGTTTTTCAGATGAGCATTGATGAGATCGTGAAAGAGTGCGGAAGCTTACAAGACCTTGGCATTAACTCGATTATTTTATTTGGAATTCCTGAGGTCAAAGACAGTGTGGGAAGCGACGCGCTGTGCGAGCATGGCATCATCGCTAGTACGATCAAAGCGGTTAAAAAAGCCTACCCAAACATGTTTGTCGTGACCGATCTTTGCTTTTGTGAATTTACCGACCACGGACATTGTGGTATTTTAGACATCGAACATGAAAGCGTTGACAACGACGCAACCTTAGAAATCTTAGCCAAACAAGCCCTCGTTCATGCGCACGCAGGTGCAGATATGATCGCTCCAAGTGGTATGATGGATGGTATGATCGAAGCGTTACGCGAAGCGCTGGATAGTGAAGGGTTTATCAACCTTCCGATTATGAGCTATTCGACCAAATTTGCCAGTGCGTACTATGGACCCTTCCGCGATGTGGCAGAGTCTGCTCCAAGCTTTGGCGATCGTAAAACTTACCAAATGGATCCAGCAAACCGCAGAGAAGCGATCGCAGAATCCGTGGAAGATGAGATGCAAGGTGCAGACATTTTGATGGTTAAACCAGCTCTTGCATACCTAGACATCATCCGTGATGTGCGCAATGCAACATCGACTCCTTTGTGTATTTACAACGTGAGTGGCGAGTACGCGATGCTTAAAGCCGCAGGGCGCGCAGGCGTGATTGATTATGAGCGTGTGATGATGGAGACGATGATCGCGTTTAAACGTGCTGGGGCTGATATGATCATCAGTTACCACGCGAAAGAAGTAGCTGAAGTTTTAAGGAGAAAATAG